GCTCGACGGCGCAACCCTGCGCGGTGACTATAGAAAACCGTTCTCGTTCTGGGCGGAAAACGGCGATCGTCTCTTTTGGCGGAGGGTGTGAGATTCGAACTCACGAGGGCCTTGCGACCCTGGCGGTTTTCAAGACCGCTGCCTTAAACCACTCGGCCAACCCTCCAGAGTCCCAGAACTTCGTCCGGGACGGTCGCAGTATGCGCCAAGACGAATACCGACTCAAACTGCTATTTTTTCCTGGCGCGCTCAACCCTGCCCTCTTCCACATCAGCCTCCCACGCTTCGTTCAGCAAACGCTGTTCTTCGGCGCGTATCCCCTCCGCCTTACGCCCAGTCATCCGGGTCAGGCTGTGATCCAGCCTTTTACCGGGAAAATACCCGGAACGGATCATGTGGCGCTCCCCCTGGGGATCAAAGAAGACAAAGTGGGGAACCTTGTCTTTCCACCTGGGATCAATCGAATTGAAGATCAGTTCCCGGTCGGTTTCGCTGGCCGGCATAAAGGTTTCCCACTTGACACCCGCACGCTTGAATAACGCCTCTGCCTGCGCCTTCGTTGAATCCCCATCCATTACGATTGTCCAGAGTTCCACCGGTTCCTTGGCCCAACGCGCTTTCCAGACTTCGCCAATTGAGCGGAAATCCTCCTCACAGGTGGTACACCAGGAGCCCCAGATAATGATGACCCGCCATTTGCCAGTGCCCTTCTGGAACTTGGTCTGAAAAGCCTTGCTGTCCATTTTAGGAAACGCATTTGCGGCCAGCGGCATGACCATACCCATGAGAATGGCCGCCATAATCCCGAAGGCCATACGCCGGACGGTTGCAGAATGACGTGAGATCATAGGCCTGAGCGTAGCCCTACACTGCCATTTCCGCAACGAACCCGACGCTTTGGGCCATATGGCCAGCCAGTTTCTTCTTGACCACCGGAACCATCCACGGGTAAACGGCGTCGGACGGGGAACGGGGACAACGGCCTCCACAACAGACCGCACAATGCCCATGAGCGAAACCAACGACATCTTTGACGTGACCATCCTGGGTGCAGGACCGGTCGGGATGTACGGCGCCTATTATGCCGGTTTCCGGCGGCTCAAGATGAAGCTGATCGATTCGCTCACGGAAGTGGGCGGCCAGATCACGGCACTGTATCCGGAAAAAGACATCTATGACGTGGCAGGCTTCCCTCGCATCCGTGGCAAGGATCTGGTCCGGGCCCTTGCCGACCAGATGAACCAGTACGAACCGACCCTGGCGCTGGGTGAGAAGGCGATGGGCCTTACCCGCCGTGAAGACGGGCTCCTTGAGATCCGCACTGACAAGCAGGTCCATCTGACACGGGTGCTGCTGATCGCCGGCGGTATCGGCCTGTTCACTCCGAGAAGGTACGCTGACGAGAGTATCAACAAGTATGAATGGAAAGGTCTCTACTACGTGATGACCGATCCGCATATCTACCAGGACAAGCGGGTACTCGTCTCGGGTGGCGGCGATTCCGCCGTGGACTGGGCGCTCCATCTTCACCGGATTGCCCGTGACGTGGCCATTATTCACCGCCGGGACGAATTCCGGGCGCATGAGGATTCAGTCCACAAGATGCGTCAGGCGGTCAAGGTGCTCACCCCCTATGTGCTGAAAACTCTCGAAGGCGACAACAAGGTTGAGCGGGCCATTATCACCAACACCAAGACCAAACAGGACGAAGTGTTCGAATGCGACATGGTGCTCGGGTGCCTGGGTTTCATTGCCAATGCAGGTCCTATCAGGGAATGGGGGCTTGAGCTGATCAACGACGGTGTGAAGGTCAATATCCGGATGGAAACCTCAATTCCCGGCGTCTATGCCGCAGGTGATATTTCCCAGTACGAGGGCAAGCCCAAGATCATCAGTGTCGGCTTTGGGGAGGCGGCTGTCGCCATCAATAACGCTTCGGTTTACATCGATCCGCAAAAGCGCATTTTCCCCGGCCACTCTTCGGGGCATTGAGATTTTTCCCGCGGCTGGGTGATGCCGGTACCTCTATCCATTTCAGGCAGTTCCCGCTAGACTCACTCCGCGATGCCGACCTATGGCCTTTCACCGGTACATCCGGTCACCCGTAACGAGATTCTGTCTTTCATCCGCTGGGAAACTGCACTTGCCCGCGATCGGGCTCTAAGACCTCATCGCCTCACTTCTTCACAGTTCAACCAGGTCCGCTATGTCATCAATTTCGCCCGGCTGACGCGCTTCCGGCCCGGCACCGCCGGCAAGGCCACGCGTCCGGAGGGGATATCCCGCTTCGAGATCGACCTGACACAGGAGCTGACGGTCTTTCGAACCCGGGTTCATCGTGTTCTGGGCGAGGCATTCTCCGGTGGGCGCATCCGCTACACCCAGCTCCTCAACGCCACCTGGCGGCTATGGGACGACATGCTGGCGCTTCGCCGCCAGATTATCCTCCGTCATGCCGACGAAATGTCCGAAAATGAACTGGATGCCGAGGTCTGCCGCAAGACGTGGGTCAGCGTTGCGGGCGGCGGTGGTGGCGCAGGATATGTCTATATCGGTGCCTACAAGGTGATGCATGAGCACGGATATGTACCCGGATATATCGTGGGGTCATCCATTGGCTCGATTATGGGCCTGTTCCGCGCCCGTGACCGGGAGCCGGATTTCGACGGCATGATGCAGCTCGCCTATGACATGCGCTGGGACAACTTGTTCAGGGCAATCAGCGTGAAACGCAGGTACGGGCTGCCTGGGCTGCTCCGGCTGTTTCTGCGCGCCGGGATCAGTTCCTACTTCAACCTGCCTGACGGGCGGCCCATGCGGCTGCCGGATCTCGGGATACCTTATGAGGCCGTCGTCGCAGGACTTCCCAAAGGCGCACTGGGAGAAACGATGGAGGAGTTCGAGCACCATCTGCACCCGTTCACCCGCCAGATACCCCCATGGCAGTTCCGTGCCCAGATCGCCCGGCAGCTCGTCAAGCTCGTCGCCTACATGAATCCGCTGCTATGCAAGGAGCTGCTGATCGGCGGCGATGAGCTCACGCGGGATTTCGATGCCGTGGATGCGGCCGGATTTTCGTCAGCCGTGCCAGGCATTCTCCATTACGACGTTACCCGCGATGATCCCGTCATGCACGGAATCCTTGCCGAACTGATGCGTCGAGAAGGGCTGGCTGCACTTGTTGATGGAGGTGTGGCTAACAACGTCGCATGCCGGACCGCATTCCACAGGGTCATGGATGGCAATATAGGCACCCGGAATGTATTCATTCTGGGATTCGACTGCTTCGCCCCCAAGTGGACACAGGAACTGTACCTGCAGGGCATTCAGCGGGTGATCCAGCTCCAGGTTGCCCTGAACAGGCCTTACGCAGCCGATATAGTCGAATTTCCCCGAACACTCTCTCCGCTCAATCTGGTCCCTTCGCGTGCCCAGGTCGACTGGGCGGTCGCGGAGGGATCCCGTATCATGCGAAAAGAGATGGACTGGATCCGCATTCTGATGGAGCCAGTCGAGTTCCGGGCCTGAAATCAGTGCGTGTGGTGATGCAACGACGCCTTGATTGATTCCAGCATCGCAATTGCCATTTCCCCGGTGGTCATTCCATCAAAATCCACGCCGTCCAGCCAGGTATCATAGGCCGCACCTGCCAAAACATGGGTACGGCCCGGTTCGTCCAACTGCAAGGGGCTGGAATTACCACTTTCGTCTTTCAGTTCGATAGTACCGGTGAACGAACTGGCAGATGTGATCAGAAACGGTTCTTCATCATCATATTCACCTTCCAGGTAAATGCTCAGTCCGACCATATCCGGATCATCCGGGAGCCCTTCGGCGTCATCATCAGCCGGACCGATCTGGATGCGTATGGCGCAGTATTCTCCGACAGGTGGTGCCAGTTCCGCAACGGGATATTCCTCGCCAATAATCTCGCTCACGTCAGCCACCACCGGTATACCGCTCTTCAGCGGCGTCGACGGTACATGGACCGGTCCAATAGCTTCCGCATCCAGATTGCCACAGGGAACCAGTTCCACCGACGTCACTACAATGAATGCCCGGTCCAGCGTGATCAGATATCCTTCATCGTTCTCGAACGGATCAACGTGGAGATGGCCTTCGTGCAGGGGCGACAGGCCGGCAGAGAGTGTCATCGTTGTTTCCGCAGCGGAATGCACCCAGAGACCCACTTGCACCTCAATTCCCTCATGGGAATGGCTGCAGGCGGTCATTGCACATGACAGCAGGAGTGCCGTGAACAACTTACGGGGTCTTTGTGGTTGAAAAGTCATATATCATACCTCCCTGTATATAGACACCTTCCTGATGACTCCCATTCAGGCCGTTCGCGGCAGGAATACGGGCAATCACATGAACCAGAAAATCCTCAATGGGACTCCAGATCACACCGGGTGAAACAAAAAGTATTGCACCACCGGAGTTGGGCTGAATAACCCCGCCTTCCCGGTCCCTGCGGGACCAGCGGGTATCAAGCCCCGCCTGGACAGCAACCTGCCTGACAATCTGGTACTGGAGAGTTCCCGATGCGAGAAACGCCTTTCCAGCTTCGTACTGAAGACGCCCCTCAGATGGAAGATGTGCGTAGACAGTCAGATGCATCGACCACGGGTTCCGGTAGTAGCCATACCATCCGCCGATGTTCCCGGCCCATGCACCCGTACCGGGCTGGGCCTCGATCGCAAGCGGAGCACCTGTACCGTCTTGTTCCGTCCTGCTGGTGGGAAAGCGGAGCCCAGCCAGGATACCGAAAAGATGGCGCCGGTATCCCGCATCCGAACCGGGCCAGAAAAACAGTTTGGCGGTCAGTTCGATATCGCCAAGGCCAAACGCTCCCTGCTCTGCGAGGTTAGGCTCGGTCATCTCCTTGCGGACAAGCGGAACCTGAATACCCGCCATCAAACTTTCTACCGGAGCCCATGCCGCTCCGAGTGTAAAGCGGTCCTCTGTAGACCTGATTCGGCCTGCCTGCATGGCACCCGTGCTTTCCGAGCGGCGCCGGTACTCAAGCGATGCCCGGAACCGGTTTTCGAAGGGTTTTTCCTGACCGAAAAGGGTCAGTGTCGGATCGCCGCACGCACAGGAAGCACAGGCAAGAACTGGAGATGGGGAAAGTCCGGTAACCGGCAGCACTGCCAACAGTAACAACATCAACCAGCGCACGCCTGCCGTTATCCTGCCCTTTCGCTTCTGGCATCAGCTACCAGTGCGCAGGTTGCCCTAACAGGCCGCGCCGGATGCGGCAACCTCAGGATATCTTTTCCGGCTCGCGAACAACGGCCGACAGTTCGAGCACGGAAATCTCCGGAGGGCAGTTGAACCGCCAGCGGGGCCCCGCATAGCCAACGCCACGGCTTACGAACAGCCATCCCTGCTCGTTCAGCCGCCGGTCCGGCGGGAACCAGCCGCGGTCATAAAACGGGCGAAGCAACCGGAACTCCGGCAAAAATGGGATATTCGGCGAGATCATCCCGCCATGCGTATGGCCTGCCAGCGTCAGATCAAACGCCCGCTGCACCATCCCGCCCCGCACGACCCACGGACGGTGAGCGAGCAGGATCCGGTATCTGGTCCGGTCGCCCCACAACCATTGATCATCCTTCATCCCGCCGGCGCTGGCTGGGAGTTTGGGATTCTGGCTTACCGGATCATCTATACCGACAATCTCGATCCCGTGTTTCTGCAGGAACTGCTCGTCTGCCGAATTCCGCAGAAACCGCACGGCCGTCCGTTCCTCGACAGCCCTCTGGAGCCGGTCTGCACCCCAATAATGATCGTGATTGCCCGTTATGGCGATAGCCGGAATCTCGTACGGCAGTTCTGAAAGCGGGGCGATGAACGGCTCCAGCCATCGGTCGTTCACCCGGTCGATAAAGTCTCCCGTCAGCGCAATAAGGTCCGGCCGTTCCTTCACTGCCATCTGGAGCGTGTGTCTCCATGCAACGCTGTCGAACATGGGGCCGACGTGCGGATCGGTCACCTGCACGATACGAAAGCCGCTCGCGGCAGCCAGATGCAGCGGTACAGGAACCTTCCACCGTTCAATGATGATCTCGTCAGGCCGGACACGCGAGGACGCCAGAGTCCCAATCCCGGCCAGAACGAAACCGCCACCGGCGGCATTCTTCAGCAGATCTCTGCGGCCAATCGTTACGGCGTTTGCCCGATCGGGTAACGCAGCTTGCGACCGGCCAAACGACAGGCGCCATATCCATCGTCCCCCGAACAGCACCGTAACCAGCAGCGCCGTTATACCGAACAGATAGTGGCCGGTGACAACTCCGTTGTAGAAAGCCCGGTAGATGAAATCTTCTTCGCCAGGCAGCACCCACCTGCCGGGAACCTGGCGCTTGATTCCATGGGCCGCGAGGTTCATTCCCGCAAGCAGTGCCCACAGTGTCCACATGACTCCCTTGCGATGACCTGCAAGGCGCCGTATCCAGTAGACCTCCAGAGCTAGGAAAATGATGAGTCGGAAAAGTGCTGACACGCTGGCTAACAGCCTCCTGCCCCGTTTTTACATTGACACGGCTGCCGCAACAGGGTTAGTGACCTGCGTCATGTCCGCAAGCCGCCTGTCCCTCATCCGGCGATCCTTAGTTTTACTGGTTTTCATCTGTTCTGTTGCAGTTCCAGCCTTCCAGGCTGCTGCCGAAAGTGCAGATGAAACGATTGCCGACACGCCGCCAGCCTCTTCTCCATTATCGCCAGAATCGTCTGTTATCTCCGGAGAGGCTGCCGGCAGTTTCAGGCTCTGGGGAGAGGAACGTCGCCCCTCACAGAGCGAACTCCGCTCCGGGCACAGATTTGACCGTGGCTGGTTTCTGCTGGGTTCACTGGCGGGCGGCTTCTGGCGTGGACACTATCTCACCCCCGGCTCTGTCGGCGGATATCTGACGCCAGATGGTTTCCGGGGAGAACAGCCTCCTGAAGTGGACATCGTATACAGCGCCAATGTGGCAGGCGGACGTTTCATCACGCCCTACTGGTCTCTGGAAATCAATTTTGCCGCCGCGGTCGGTCTGAAACGTCAGAAAGGGCGCGTTGCATTCGGTATCTCGGATCCACCGGGCAGCGGCGACCGTGTATCATCCATTTCCGCCTATCACCTCAGAAACCGGTTTTATCTCTACGACTTCGACGCCGAACGCCGGTTTTTTGCGATCTTCGGAGCGGGATGGACCCAGTTCAACGACTCGTATTATCTGCCCCATACATCAACCACCGAGGCGAAATCGACGATATTTGCACCTTCAATTTCGTCCGGCGCCGGGCTGACCCTGTTACATACCGAAAATTCCCTCGTTTATGTTGAGGGGAACCACTATCACACCTTCAGCACCAAGAATCTCGATTCCAGCCAGGTCTACACATTTGGCATCGGCCTGTCTTTCCCGCTGGACTCCAAGGTATATACGGAAGCAGACATAAGCGAGGTGGCATTCTCCAGGCCGGGGCAGCCCGCTCAGGCCGCATGGCTGGATGCCGGTCCGCTCTCTCCGGTTCTGCCGGGAATGCACCGGCAACGCATTCTCAGCACCGGAGACCTGCGCCTCATTGCCTATCAGAATGCGACAGGCCCCGGCATTCCCAGGGACGCACTGATGCCCCCTGTACGCAGCGGCCTGGATTTCACCGTTGATACAATTGTCATTAGCGGCGTCATCATGGGATTCAAGCGGGCGCTGAATGTCACGTCGGCCAGAGGCCTGCTGCGGGGAGGCTACGAACGGTGGCCGGATAATGTCAGTCAGGTTCCACCCTGGAATGATGGCAACCAGTTCTACACGAACTGGATTCTCCACCCCTATGCAGGGGCCGTTTACTATATGTATTACCGGGACCGCGGCTACTCACGGCTGGCCAGCAGCCTTGGGTCTTTCCTTGTTTCCGCAGTGCACGAGTATCTGATCGAATCGATCTATGAGCCTCCCTCTGGAATAGATATCATTCTGACGCCGGGACTCGGTGTGCCTCTCGGAATCATCATGGATGATACCTCGGTCCAGTGGGCACGCTCCGATTCCGGTCTTAAGCGCACAGCCGCCTATTTTCTGAACCCAATGCTCGGAATGCCATTCGCCCGGTTCCGGCGTGGGCCATACTATGATCCGTCAGCAGACAATCCCTGGACGTTAAACTGGAACTGGAACTGGTAAGGGTTGGTCTCCCTCACCGAACCGTCTAGAGTTAAAGGCACAGGCTGAGGGCATATTGCGGCTTCCTGCTGCGTGGATGCCATTCATGCCAAACCGTTCAATCTATTGGGGTCTACTTGCCGCGATGTTTCTCGCCGGTTGTGGCGATTTTATGGGCGGCACCGGTGGTCCTCCCGGCGACGGTGCTGACGAAAGCATCCATATCATTGCCGTAAAAAACAATCAGCCTGTTCCAGTCACGGTGGGTTTCGACGCCAGCGCAGGTGTTACGGGCGGGCAGGTCACGAGCGGACAGCGCCGTGAATTCTGCTGCTTCGCCCCCGGAACCGCACTCCCAAAAGTAACCAGTTCCCTCGGCCCCTGGTATGAAGAGCCGGGTCCAGTGGTAAATTTCACTGATGCCGATACCAAGACAGCAGAATATGCTGTTGGCTGGAACTCGATATCGCTGTCAGGATCAATTACCTGTTCGAACTGCCCCTGAAACTCCGGGGTTAGTCGTCTGCCACACTAATAAACGGCAGGTTTCTGTACTGTTCATTGTCATCCATGCCGTAACCCACCACAAACGGGTTCCCTTCCAGCTCAAATCCCACGAAGTCTATCAGCTTGCGGAGTTCGCCGGAATCCGGAGCCGTCGCCTTGAACAGCAGGGCGACCGTCCAGAGAGATTCCGGGGATTTCCCCATGAGGTGGCTCCGGATGTATTTAAGCGACATCCCGCTATCAACAATATCCTCAACGATCAGCACCCGCCGTCCGGAAATATTCAGGCTGATATCGGTGAGCAACCGGATTTCACCCGATGATGTACGCGCAGCGCCGTAACTGGCCACTCTCAGGAAGTCGATCCGGCAGGGGCGCTCGATCTGCCGCACCAGATCGGACAGAAAGACAAATGACCCCTTCAGGATTCCAATGACGTCCAGTTCCCCAGGAGGCAGCGTGCGGTTGATCTCACCGGCAACCGCAGTGACCCGATCGCGCAACTGCATGTCCGTATAAAGAGTACGTATCCCGTTCACCGGCCTAACCTATCCCAATCTGAATGCGCCGGGTAGAAGCTTCCTGAGTCTTGCCCGCTGAACCGGACCTGCTCCGCGGTCAAGCACGATCTCCAGATCAGGAAAAAACTCGCTCAAGACCTGCAAACACGCCCCGCAAGGCCGGGGGTATCCTGCCCCTTTGGCTGACACCGCGAGCCGCTTTATCCTGGATGGTTCGATGCCGTCGGAGACCATTCGGGAAATAACACTTCTTTCGGCACAGATAGAAAGACCATAAGAGGCATTCTCGATATTGCAGCCGCTGATATACGCCGACGTCTCTCCGGCGACACGCAGTTCCATCGCTGCGCCCACATTATAGCGGCTATATGGCGCATATGCCTTTCCCGCGGCATTACGCGCGTTTTCGATCAGCGGGTCGCGGTGAAAGCGTTTCGACACGGAGCGTTTCCTCTATCAGCCGGGCCAGAACTGGCTGCATTTCCTTTGACCTGGCGACCACATCGTCATGGGACAATTTCCCGCCAAAACCCCCGGCAAGATTCGTTACCACCGACAACCCCAGCACCCGCATTCCCAGATGCCGAGCAGCGATAGCTTCGATTGCAGTGGACATACCTACGACATCACCGCCGAGCCGGGCAAACGCCTTCACCTCTGCCGGGGTTTCATATGATGGCCCGCGCACCTGGACATAGATGCCGTGCTTCATCCGGACAGCTAGCCGGCGCGCTGCTCTCCGGGCAGCCTTCCTGAGTTTGAGATCATAAACCCAGTTCATGTCCGGAAACCTTGTACCCCAGCCTGCCACATGCTTTCCCTCCAGCGGATTGGCACCGGACAGGTTGATATGGTCATCAAGTATAACGATCTGGCCGGGCTTGTATTCACGGCGAAGCGACCCGGATGCGTTGGTCAGGACCAGATTCTTCACGCCCCATCGTGCCAGTGCCCGCACCAGCCGCACGCATGTTTCGGCCGAATGGCCTTCGTATAGATGAAGCCTTCCGCAGACCAGCAAGAAGTCCTTTTCGCCCGGACGGATCAGTTCCCCCCGATGCCCCTCAACAGACGGCCCAGGTATCCCCGGAAGATCAGAAGATGGTACCTTCACGGCGGGACTGCCCCCCGCAAGCATCTCCGCAACTTCACTTTGCCCTGACCCCAGAACTATCGCGGTGCCCGGAGGAGCACCAAACCGGCCTTCGAGTGCTGCGCGAAGGGCTTCGACGGCCGAGGTCCACGAATTCATTCCGTCTATCCTATCCGTTTCATTACCAGTGGCTTCGCACGAACGGGTGAAGCGGCCACTGCAACGGCTCCCTTCAGGCTCTGAAGCGCATCATCCAACCTGGACCGGTGAGCGTAGTGCAATTCGAGAATTATATCACCGCGGGATACTTTCTGGCCGCTGCCTGCGTGGACAATGGCACCGGCAGCAGGGACAATTTTGTCTGAACGCCGGGCACGGCCAGCGCCCAGTAACCGCAGGGCTTCGCCGAACCGCCAGGTTTCCCGCCACTCCACCCATCCATCCCGTGATGCCGGCAGTACGAATGTCCTGTGGCGGGGAACTATCGACCACGGCCGGTTCATCCATTTTGTCTGTCCCCCTTGCGCCCTGACCATCCGGGCGAATGCCTCAAAGGCGGCTCCCGACGAAAGCACCGTAAAAAGCCTGCGCCGAGCGCTGTCATCGGTTTTTTCCACCTTGGCCATTCGCAGGAGCTCAGACCCGAGCCGCAGCGCCAGTTCCACGACCCGCGCCGAGCGCGGCGATACGTCTCCCCGGA
This portion of the Deltaproteobacteria bacterium genome encodes:
- a CDS encoding NAD(P)/FAD-dependent oxidoreductase, with the translated sequence MSETNDIFDVTILGAGPVGMYGAYYAGFRRLKMKLIDSLTEVGGQITALYPEKDIYDVAGFPRIRGKDLVRALADQMNQYEPTLALGEKAMGLTRREDGLLEIRTDKQVHLTRVLLIAGGIGLFTPRRYADESINKYEWKGLYYVMTDPHIYQDKRVLVSGGGDSAVDWALHLHRIARDVAIIHRRDEFRAHEDSVHKMRQAVKVLTPYVLKTLEGDNKVERAIITNTKTKQDEVFECDMVLGCLGFIANAGPIREWGLELINDGVKVNIRMETSIPGVYAAGDISQYEGKPKIISVGFGEAAVAINNASVYIDPQKRIFPGHSSGH
- a CDS encoding patatin-like phospholipase family protein, coding for MPTYGLSPVHPVTRNEILSFIRWETALARDRALRPHRLTSSQFNQVRYVINFARLTRFRPGTAGKATRPEGISRFEIDLTQELTVFRTRVHRVLGEAFSGGRIRYTQLLNATWRLWDDMLALRRQIILRHADEMSENELDAEVCRKTWVSVAGGGGGAGYVYIGAYKVMHEHGYVPGYIVGSSIGSIMGLFRARDREPDFDGMMQLAYDMRWDNLFRAISVKRRYGLPGLLRLFLRAGISSYFNLPDGRPMRLPDLGIPYEAVVAGLPKGALGETMEEFEHHLHPFTRQIPPWQFRAQIARQLVKLVAYMNPLLCKELLIGGDELTRDFDAVDAAGFSSAVPGILHYDVTRDDPVMHGILAELMRREGLAALVDGGVANNVACRTAFHRVMDGNIGTRNVFILGFDCFAPKWTQELYLQGIQRVIQLQVALNRPYAADIVEFPRTLSPLNLVPSRAQVDWAVAEGSRIMRKEMDWIRILMEPVEFRA
- a CDS encoding metallophosphoesterase, with amino-acid sequence MSALFRLIIFLALEVYWIRRLAGHRKGVMWTLWALLAGMNLAAHGIKRQVPGRWVLPGEEDFIYRAFYNGVVTGHYLFGITALLVTVLFGGRWIWRLSFGRSQAALPDRANAVTIGRRDLLKNAAGGGFVLAGIGTLASSRVRPDEIIIERWKVPVPLHLAAASGFRIVQVTDPHVGPMFDSVAWRHTLQMAVKERPDLIALTGDFIDRVNDRWLEPFIAPLSELPYEIPAIAITGNHDHYWGADRLQRAVEERTAVRFLRNSADEQFLQKHGIEIVGIDDPVSQNPKLPASAGGMKDDQWLWGDRTRYRILLAHRPWVVRGGMVQRAFDLTLAGHTHGGMISPNIPFLPEFRLLRPFYDRGWFPPDRRLNEQGWLFVSRGVGYAGPRWRFNCPPEISVLELSAVVREPEKIS
- a CDS encoding DUF3943 domain-containing protein, whose amino-acid sequence is MSASRLSLIRRSLVLLVFICSVAVPAFQAAAESADETIADTPPASSPLSPESSVISGEAAGSFRLWGEERRPSQSELRSGHRFDRGWFLLGSLAGGFWRGHYLTPGSVGGYLTPDGFRGEQPPEVDIVYSANVAGGRFITPYWSLEINFAAAVGLKRQKGRVAFGISDPPGSGDRVSSISAYHLRNRFYLYDFDAERRFFAIFGAGWTQFNDSYYLPHTSTTEAKSTIFAPSISSGAGLTLLHTENSLVYVEGNHYHTFSTKNLDSSQVYTFGIGLSFPLDSKVYTEADISEVAFSRPGQPAQAAWLDAGPLSPVLPGMHRQRILSTGDLRLIAYQNATGPGIPRDALMPPVRSGLDFTVDTIVISGVIMGFKRALNVTSARGLLRGGYERWPDNVSQVPPWNDGNQFYTNWILHPYAGAVYYMYYRDRGYSRLASSLGSFLVSAVHEYLIESIYEPPSGIDIILTPGLGVPLGIIMDDTSVQWARSDSGLKRTAAYFLNPMLGMPFARFRRGPYYDPSADNPWTLNWNWNW
- the hpt gene encoding hypoxanthine phosphoribosyltransferase, coding for MQLRDRVTAVAGEINRTLPPGELDVIGILKGSFVFLSDLVRQIERPCRIDFLRVASYGAARTSSGEIRLLTDISLNISGRRVLIVEDIVDSGMSLKYIRSHLMGKSPESLWTVALLFKATAPDSGELRKLIDFVGFELEGNPFVVGYGMDDNEQYRNLPFISVADD
- the cdd gene encoding cytidine deaminase, whose protein sequence is MSKRFHRDPLIENARNAAGKAYAPYSRYNVGAAMELRVAGETSAYISGCNIENASYGLSICAERSVISRMVSDGIEPSRIKRLAVSAKGAGYPRPCGACLQVLSEFFPDLEIVLDRGAGPVQRARLRKLLPGAFRLG
- a CDS encoding purine-nucleoside phosphorylase; amino-acid sequence: MNSWTSAVEALRAALEGRFGAPPGTAIVLGSGQSEVAEMLAGGSPAVKVPSSDLPGIPGPSVEGHRGELIRPGEKDFLLVCGRLHLYEGHSAETCVRLVRALARWGVKNLVLTNASGSLRREYKPGQIVILDDHINLSGANPLEGKHVAGWGTRFPDMNWVYDLKLRKAARRAARRLAVRMKHGIYVQVRGPSYETPAEVKAFARLGGDVVGMSTAIEAIAARHLGMRVLGLSVVTNLAGGFGGKLSHDDVVARSKEMQPVLARLIEETLRVETLSPRPADRKRA